From the genome of Microtus pennsylvanicus isolate mMicPen1 chromosome 20, mMicPen1.hap1, whole genome shotgun sequence, one region includes:
- the LOC142838619 gene encoding olfactory receptor 6C6-like — MKNQSMEIVFILLGLTNDPPLQILIFLFLFFNYILSLMGNLVIILLTLLDPHLKTPMYFFLRNFSFLEMAFTSVCIPRFLTSILSGDKTLFYSGCAAQLFFFFLLGATEFYLLAAMSYDRYVAICRPLHYPIIMNSRVCHLLVISSWVTGFLVIFPPLLLGLKLDFCASKTVDHFLCDTSVLQLSCTDTRLIELMAFALAVMTLIITLILVILSYTLIIKTILKFPSAQQRRKAFSTCSSHMVVVSITYGSCIFMYMKTSAKERVTLNKGVAVLNTSVAPLLNPFIYTLRNQQVKDALKDVTRKCSKDDCK, encoded by the exons atgaagaaCCAATCTATGGAAATAGTGTTTATATTGTTGGGACTGACCAATGACCCTCCACTGCAAATTCTgattttcctgtttctatttttcaattACATCTTGAGCCTCATGGGGAACTTAGTGATCATCCTCCTCACCCTGCTGGATCCCCACCTCAAGACTCCAATGTACTTCTTCCTCCGGAATTTCTCCTTCCTAGAAATGGCATTCACCTCAGTGTGCATCCCTAGGTTCCTGACAAGCATTCTCTCAGGAGATAAAACGCTTTTTTACAGTGGTTGTGCAGCTCAATTATTCTTCTTTTTCCTACTAGGGGCCACAGAGTTTTATCTCCTGGCAGCCAtgtcctatgaccgctatgttgcCATCTGCAGACCACTGCATTACCCCATCATCATGAACAGCCGAGTCTGTCACCTGTTGGTCATCAGCTCCTGGGTGACTGGGTTCTTAGTCATCTTCCCCCCTTTGCTCTTGGGACTCAAACTGGATTTCTGTGCTTCCAAAACTGTTGATCACTTCCTGTGTGATACCTCTGTCCTGCAGCTGTCGTGCACAGACACACGTTTAATAGAGTTAATGGCTTTTGCATTAGCTGTGATGACCCTCATCATCACCTTGATCTTAGTGATCCTCTCCTACACACTCATCATCAAAACCATCCTAAAGTTCCCGTCAGCTCAACAACGGAGAAAGGCCTTTTCCACCTGCTCCTCGCACATGGTTGTTGTCTCCATCACTTATGGCAGCTGTATCTTCATGTACATGAAAACATCAGCCAAGGAGAGGGTGACTTTAAACAAAGGTGTGGCTGTGCTCAACACTTCTGTGGCCCCTTTGCTAAACCCATTCATTTACACCCTAAGGAACCAGCAGGTGAAGGATGCTT TGAAAGATGTCACAAGGAAATGCAGTAAGGATGACTGTAAATAA
- the LOC142838588 gene encoding olfactory receptor 6C6-like, which yields MKNQSVEIVFILLGLTNDPQLQILIFLFLFFNYILSLMGNLVIILLTLLDPRLKTPMYFFLRNFSFLEMAFTSACIPRFLMSILTGDKTISYNACVAQLFFFFLLLITEFYLLAAMSYDRYVAICRPLHYPIIMNSKVCHLLVISSWVTGFLSIFPPLMLGLKLDFCASKLIDHFLCDTSPVLQLSCTDTRFIEWMAFVTAVMTLVITLILVILSYTLIIKTILKFPSAQQRRKAFSTCSSHMVVVSITYGSCIFMYMKTSAKERVTLNKGVAVLNTSVAPLLNPFIYTLRNQQVKDAFKQVLHRLCSFQNSELRIRQK from the coding sequence atgaagaacCAATCAGTGGAGATAGTGTTCATTTTGCTGGGACTGACCAATGACCCTCAGCTACAAATTctgattttcctgtttctgtttttcaattaCATCTTGAGCCTGATGGGGAACTTAGTGATCATCCTCCTCACCCTGCTCGATCCCCGCCTCAAGACTCCAATGTACTTCTTCCTCCGGAATTTCTCCTTCCTAGAAATGGCATTCACGTCTGCCTGTATTCCACGGTTCTTGATGAGCATTCTCACCGGTGACAAAACAATTTCCTACAATGCTTGTGTAGCTCAAttattcttcttctttctgttaCTAATCACAGAGTTCTACCTCCTGGCAGCCAtgtcctatgaccgctatgtcGCCATCTGCAGACCACTGCATTACCCCATCATCATGAACAGCAAAGTGTGTCACCTGCTGGTCATCAGCTCCTGGGTGACTGGGTTCTTATCCATCTTCCCCCCTTTGATGTTGGGACTCAAACTGGATTTCTGTGCTTCCAAATTGATAGACCACTTCCTATGTGACACTTCTCCTGTCCTCCAGCTGTCCTGCACAGACACACGCTTTATAGAATGGATGGCTTTTGTCACAGCTGTGATGACCCTCGTCATCACCTTGATCTTAGTGATCCTCTCCTACACACTCATCATCAAAACCATCCTAAAGTTCCCGTCAGCTCAACAACGGAGAAAGGCCTTTTCCACCTGCTCCTCGCACATGGTTGTTGTCTCCATCACTTATGGCAGCTGTATCTTCATGTACATGAAAACATCAGCCAAGGAGAGGGTGACTTTAAACAAAGGTGTGGCTGTGCTCAACACTTCTGTGGCCCCTTTGCTAAACCCATTCATTTACACCCTAAGGAACCAGCAGGTGAAGGATGCTTTCAAACAGGTCCTTCACAGATTGTGTTCTTTTCAAAACAGTGAATTAAGAATTAGGCAAAAATAG